The region TATGCCAATCGCCTTGAAGAAGTAGATTGCGGAGTCCAGGACCGGCTCTGGCGGTTTGATGAAGATTTTTTGGTCGGCCATTCTTTGGATGTAATTAACGATTAGTGAGACGTCTATTGGATTCGCTAGGTACGTCAGAGCTAGGACCATGAGGAAAACGCCGATCGAGGTGGCCTCTAGGATCCCGGAGATGTAAGGTTGCTCCTTTATAACGGTTTTCTTTTTTAGGGATGCATCTTCAACTCTAAGAGATGAGCCGCATCTTGGGCAGAACTTCATATCCAGTTCGACTTTCTGTCCGCAATTTGGGCATTGCATGCCGCCAGTATTTTCCGCTTCATTCTTCTGTTCATGTTGCATGGACAAAACATTTCCTAATCATTATGGATTTTTGAAAATAATAATTGGGGATCCGCGTAATAAAGGTTTAATTTTTAAGCGGAAATTTGAGCGGGGAGGATGCAAGGCTTTTTAGGGAGATGGTGCAAAGTATTGGCGAGGATAGGCTCATGGTGTATTGCGCTAAATGTGGGGCTCAGAATCCTGATGACGCTAGGTATTGCATCCAATGCGGCACTCCGCTTCATATCAGCAGAGAAAGAAAGGAGAAGGAGGAGAAACATGAAAAACATGAGAAGAGCGAGATTTGGTCTCCTAGACTTTTCTTGCTGCTTATCGGTTTCATAATCTTCTTTTGGGGGTTAAATCAGCTTCTTGAAGTGCTCCTTTCGGTCTCCGTCCCACTTATGCCCGTTATCCTGATGATCATCGGTTTATACATAATATATAGGGCTCTAACTAGGACGAGGCCGAGATAGCCTCTGCTAATAAATGCTGGAGAGGCTTCCTCTGATATTTATGGGATCATATAGTGCAGTTCAAATGGGTTTGCCATTGAATGATAAGGATTTAGCTGGAATGATCCTTGAGCCTATGTTTAGAAGCCTGGAGGATCCTGCTGAGGCTCAGCTTAACCTTCTCTTCCGGCTGAAGGATCTATATCGCAGAACGGAGTATGGTAAGGAGAGATCCGTTAAGGATGTTTATAGCGTTGAAGATTTCCGCCGGTTATTCCCGAAGGTAGAATACTCGGGGCTGAAAAGGTATATTGAGGAGGTGAAGCGTGGGAGGTATGGGGCGCTACTGCCGGAGCCCCCTGTCTGCTGGGTTATGACTAGGGGTTCAACTGGGAGAGCTAAGGTTCTGCCAGTAACGAGGATGCATCTTGAAGACATACTTATTTGCGGCGCTAGGGCTCTCGTTAATTACGCTCTTAGGAATGGCGATATGCGTGTCTTGGAGGGAAAGATCCTTAACCTCAATTTCCCCTCTAGGGTTTCGTTCCTCGATTATATGGGGAACCAGGTGCCCTACGGTTATAGTTCAGGTACTTATGCTAGGCTTCTGCCCGAGCTTGGGAGGGTGAGGCTTGTTCCGCTGCAGGATGAGGTTGACGCTTTGGGCTCGGGTATCGAGGTTGCGGATTGGGAGAGAAGGTTCGAACTCGTTTATAAGAGGGCTTTTGATGAGGACGTCACAGCGGTCATGGGGGTCGCGCCGGTTATACTCTCCTTCGCGGTTTTCGTCAAGAAGAGGTTTGGAAAACTTCCGCGTGACGTCTGGAGGGTAAGGGCTCTGTTCTGCACCAGCGTCCGAAAGATTCATTATAGGTATGCGCCTGTTCTACGGAGGTATTTTGGGCAGGTGCCAGTGGTCGAGATATACAGTGCGACTGAGGGGGTCTTTGGGCAGCAGATGGACTCATACCCATACATTCTGCCGAATTATGACAGGTATCTTTTCGAGGTTGAGACGGGTAGGGGGGTTAAGATGCTTTATGAGCTTAGAAGGGGTGAGTGGGGGAGACTAATAATCTCCTCATGTATGCTTCCCCGTTATGATATAGGCGACATGGTTGAGGCTATGGGTAAAAACTATTTTAGAGTGTTTGGCAGAGCCACAGGGCTTCACATATTGGAGCATAGGCTATACAGGCTCTTTTTCGGCTGGCTCCTCTAGGGTTTAGGATGCCGCTTAACCGCTGTGATGCCGGATAAGACAGCAGCCGCGATGATTGCTATCCCAAGCAACAGGAGAACGTAGGGCCATGCTTCCTGAAGCGATATTAGCCTGAGATGCATTAGGATCCAAAATGCCCCTGCGAAGATGAGCATTACGCCTACTAGGAGATTGATCGCCGTATTTGTTTCGGTCTTCTCATTTATGGATGCGATGCGAAGTCTCTCCGTTTGTTGGGAGACAGCTGCGAGAAGAATATATTGGCAAGCATCTGCTTTACGGGGAGAATTAACTCTCATATGGGAACACATTGGTGGTTCGCCACGTATTGATTCATTTGTAGCCATTCCATTTTACTATTTCATCTAGACTCCGCTTCGGAACGTGGAGTACGCCCATCTCATCAAGCCAGTATTTCACGTCGTTTCCCTTCATCTCCTCCACGACGGATTTTTGGGATGGGTATCCAATTGCGACGGCTAGAAGTATGTCCAAGTGCTCGGGCACGTTGAGCACCCTTCTCAGTTTTTCCCTGTCAATTGCGCCGAGGATGCATGAGCCAAGCCCCTCGTCATAGGCGGTCATGGATATGCTCATTGCGGCTATGCCGGCGTCGACGCTTGCCTCCCCACTTATACTCTTATCTAGGAGGATGACTATGTAAGCCCTCGGCTTCTCATCTTGGCTATGCCTGAAGCCGGGCAGGTATCCCGCCCACCTCAGCGTCTCATAGACCTTTTCGAGAAGGCTCTCTTCGTCGACGATTATGTATTTTAGAGGCTGCCTGTTCGCGGCAGATGGCGAGAGCCTAGCGGCGTCCACGCATTTAAGAAGAACTTCCCTCGGAACTGGCTCGGGCTTAAACTTTCTGATGGTTCTTCGGCTTATAATCTTCTCGTAGATCAATCATGCCACCCTTAAATGGCTTGTGCCATTCGACATGTTGGATATGGCTTCTCAGCATATTTGAGTTTCGTTCATAGAAGCGTGAAAGAGTCTCATCTGTTTCCATCGATTACCAAAATATGGTTATCACGTGGAATGGTCTATAGGCTCGCTAGATGATGAATGCTATAGGCTCCTCTTTCCTCTTTCTCCTTCCTAAAAGCCAGGCTTTTATGAAGTCTTCGATTTCACGTTTGTTGTATGGGTCTTGCCATGCGCCTTCTAATGCTTGACACTCGTTCACAGCGCCTATAAGCCCAAAATATGCTATGAGCTCGCGGTATAATTCTTCTTTCTCGGCCTGGTTGAGCCAGACTTGCATCGCATTTAAAATAGCGTTTAATACTGCTCTGCTCATCTCTTCTCCAACTACTTAGTTTCAGGTTCTATGTTAAAAGGTTACCTCCCTTCTGATTAAGTCTTTCACAATGGCTTTTATCAAGAAGTTTATGTTATTGAACGTGTCTTCCGAAAAATTTCGGCTTACCTCGCCTATTATTTTCTGTATTGTCAATCTATATTTCTTTTGGAGATGCTTGATCTTTCCTTCTAAGCTTTCTATGATTTCCCAACCGTGGTTTGGGTTTCCGAGGAGCGGTATGGCGCATGAAATGTCCCTGATGGTTAGGACTAGGTAGATTATTCTGGCTGTTGGATGG is a window of Candidatus Bathyarchaeota archaeon DNA encoding:
- a CDS encoding zinc-ribbon domain-containing protein, whose protein sequence is MQHEQKNEAENTGGMQCPNCGQKVELDMKFCPRCGSSLRVEDASLKKKTVIKEQPYISGILEATSIGVFLMVLALTYLANPIDVSLIVNYIQRMADQKIFIKPPEPVLDSAIYFFKAIGIWGFLLSALRILLEKRL
- a CDS encoding zinc ribbon domain-containing protein — protein: MSGEDARLFREMVQSIGEDRLMVYCAKCGAQNPDDARYCIQCGTPLHISRERKEKEEKHEKHEKSEIWSPRLFLLLIGFIIFFWGLNQLLEVLLSVSVPLMPVILMIIGLYIIYRALTRTRPR
- a CDS encoding GH3 auxin-responsive promoter family protein, with amino-acid sequence MNDKDLAGMILEPMFRSLEDPAEAQLNLLFRLKDLYRRTEYGKERSVKDVYSVEDFRRLFPKVEYSGLKRYIEEVKRGRYGALLPEPPVCWVMTRGSTGRAKVLPVTRMHLEDILICGARALVNYALRNGDMRVLEGKILNLNFPSRVSFLDYMGNQVPYGYSSGTYARLLPELGRVRLVPLQDEVDALGSGIEVADWERRFELVYKRAFDEDVTAVMGVAPVILSFAVFVKKRFGKLPRDVWRVRALFCTSVRKIHYRYAPVLRRYFGQVPVVEIYSATEGVFGQQMDSYPYILPNYDRYLFEVETGRGVKMLYELRRGEWGRLIISSCMLPRYDIGDMVEAMGKNYFRVFGRATGLHILEHRLYRLFFGWLL
- a CDS encoding nitroreductase family protein, which translates into the protein MIYEKIISRRTIRKFKPEPVPREVLLKCVDAARLSPSAANRQPLKYIIVDEESLLEKVYETLRWAGYLPGFRHSQDEKPRAYIVILLDKSISGEASVDAGIAAMSISMTAYDEGLGSCILGAIDREKLRRVLNVPEHLDILLAVAIGYPSQKSVVEEMKGNDVKYWLDEMGVLHVPKRSLDEIVKWNGYK